The Acidobacteriota bacterium genome includes a region encoding these proteins:
- a CDS encoding 4-hydroxy-3-methylbut-2-enyl diphosphate reductase, giving the protein MPEKAYFQKGFGLKTVIEGSLRRDYHSGVVERIRESGFRLTTPQIEIRLAVEFGFCYGVDRAVEYAYETMEKFPDRRVTLIGEIIHNPHVNTRLREMGIEILSPEEAAKDGGRFHGDDVVIIPAFGVPFRMFEQLRATGCVLVDTTCGSVLNVWKNVEKYAREGFTSVIHGKYQHEETRATSSRATRYEAGRYLVVKDMDEARWVCAYIRGGGDRGDFLGRFESAASPGFDPDTHLGRIGVANQTTMLSSESLAIADALREAIADRHGAASLPERFRSFDTICSATQDRQDAILKMTKEPLDLMLVIGGYNSSNTNHLVEIAGQSTSAYHIQNAECLLDADRIRHKPFGADQEIESRGWLPAGRSIVGITAGASTPNNKIGEVVERVLALRGVTPEAAGLA; this is encoded by the coding sequence CTGCCCGAAAAGGCGTACTTCCAGAAGGGCTTCGGCCTCAAGACGGTCATCGAGGGATCGCTCCGCCGCGACTACCACAGCGGCGTCGTCGAGCGCATCCGCGAGTCGGGATTCCGGCTCACAACGCCCCAGATAGAGATCCGTCTCGCCGTCGAGTTCGGCTTCTGCTACGGCGTCGACCGGGCCGTCGAGTACGCCTACGAGACGATGGAGAAATTCCCCGATCGGCGCGTGACGCTCATCGGCGAGATCATCCACAACCCGCACGTGAACACCCGGCTCCGGGAGATGGGCATCGAGATCCTCTCCCCGGAGGAAGCCGCGAAGGACGGCGGCCGGTTCCATGGCGACGACGTCGTCATCATCCCGGCCTTCGGCGTCCCGTTCAGGATGTTCGAGCAGCTCCGCGCGACGGGGTGCGTCCTCGTCGACACGACGTGCGGCTCCGTCCTGAACGTGTGGAAGAACGTCGAGAAGTACGCGCGGGAGGGGTTCACCTCGGTCATCCACGGGAAGTACCAGCACGAGGAGACGCGGGCGACGTCGTCCCGCGCGACGCGCTACGAGGCGGGGCGCTACCTCGTGGTGAAAGACATGGACGAGGCCCGGTGGGTCTGCGCGTACATCCGGGGCGGCGGAGATCGCGGGGATTTCCTCGGACGGTTCGAATCCGCGGCCTCTCCCGGGTTCGACCCCGACACGCATCTGGGCCGGATCGGCGTCGCCAACCAGACGACGATGCTCTCGAGCGAGTCGCTCGCGATCGCCGACGCCCTCCGCGAGGCGATCGCCGACCGGCATGGCGCGGCGTCTCTCCCGGAGCGGTTCCGATCCTTCGACACGATCTGCTCGGCGACGCAGGACCGGCAGGACGCGATCCTCAAGATGACGAAGGAGCCGCTCGATCTCATGCTCGTCATCGGCGGATACAACTCGAGCAACACGAACCACCTGGTCGAGATCGCCGGGCAGTCGACGAGCGCCTACCACATCCAGAACGCCGAGTGCCTCCTCGACGCCGACCGCATCCGCCACAAGCCCTTCGGCGCCGACCAGGAGATCGAGTCCCGCGGCTGGCTCCCCGCCGGTCGATCCATCGTCGGCATCACCGCCGGCGCCTCCACCCCGAACAACAAGATCGGCGAGGTGGTCGAGAGGGTCCTGGCGCTCCGGGGCGTCACTCCCGAGGCGGCGGGCCTCGCCTGA